The DNA segment TTCAGATTTCTGAAAAAAGGATTCATGTCTTTTTTCAGAAAAGCATCAATACAGGCGTTATTATAACGTATAAATTCTTCTTTAAGTGTTTTCCTGAAACCTTCTGTTTTCATTTTTTCAAAGAAAATCTGAACCATTGGTCCTGTCTCGCCGGTCATACCGGAGTCGATCAGAAAAATAGCGCCTTTTCCGGCTTCACTTGCAGGAATTGCCACTTTGTCAACACTTTCTTTGCTTTCGATCAGGATCGGAAGGTTCATATAACAAATCAAAGGATCAATTCCAGAACTTTTGCCGTGAAAATAGCTTTCCATTAATCCAAAAACATGGCGAAGACTTTTTAATTCATCTTTGGAAATATTTTCAGGTTCATGCTTTGATATGGAATAGCGTTCAAAAATAGCGGCTACCAATGCGCCGGAACTTCCTACACCATATCCCTGAGGAATATTACTGTCAAAAAATAATCCTGAAGAAATTTCTTCTTTAAATCTTAAAACATTAAGCTCAAAAGTTTCGGGAAGGTTCAGATCTTCAAGATATTCGGCATATTTTTTTAAATGTTCATTAGACTTTTTTTCGAATTCGGAATCTAATGATGAGAACTTGAGGGTACCTTTATAGAAGCTATAAGGTAATGTCAAACCTTGGGAATCTTCTATGATTCCATATTCTCCGAACAAAAGAATTTTTGCGTAAAATAATGGGTTTGTCATTTAATTTAATAAATTTTTTGCAAATGTAAAATTATTCTCCTGAATATAAGCAAAACTTAAGCCGAATATTGATAGTTTTTAACATTCATTATTACAATTAATTTTAAAATATCAAAAATCATCTTAGTTTTTTATTAAAGTTAATAAAAAAAGCCTGAATAATCAGGCTTATATTGTAAAATATTTAAATTATTGTTTTATTAATTTTTTAGTGACTTTTTGTTTTTCCGTTTCAACGGTTATCACATAATTTCCGGTCTGCATTGAGGAAATATTGACATCCATCCTGCTTCCTTTTAATGAAGATTC comes from the Chryseobacterium nepalense genome and includes:
- a CDS encoding mevalonate kinase family protein; the encoded protein is MTNPLFYAKILLFGEYGIIEDSQGLTLPYSFYKGTLKFSSLDSEFEKKSNEHLKKYAEYLEDLNLPETFELNVLRFKEEISSGLFFDSNIPQGYGVGSSGALVAAIFERYSISKHEPENISKDELKSLRHVFGLMESYFHGKSSGIDPLICYMNLPILIESKESVDKVAIPASEAGKGAIFLIDSGMTGETGPMVQIFFEKMKTEGFRKTLKEEFIRYNNACIDAFLKKDMNPFFRNLKKLSHWAYEHFRPMIPESLFNVWKKGLDSNAYYLKLCGSGGGGYILGFTKDYEKAEKMLDGFNKEVIYRF